A DNA window from Maribellus comscasis contains the following coding sequences:
- a CDS encoding pentapeptide repeat-containing protein: METKRIGNKIAEARKQRSISDSNLNLCRFQTTDLIRNSFKNSLLIEAEFPKSTIKGCDFKAADLTKVFFNLSSFLKNTITKVVWNNTIFKDTQLKDVVFDGIIENCHFEKCAFKGVKFQNATIVNTFFKYNKNLNRVQFIDCKVDSLTYAFLKNGKADLTDVSLITK; this comes from the coding sequence ATGGAAACAAAAAGGATTGGAAACAAAATTGCAGAAGCGAGAAAGCAAAGAAGTATCTCAGACTCAAACCTAAATCTATGTAGATTTCAAACTACTGACCTCATTCGTAACAGTTTTAAAAACAGCTTACTAATTGAAGCTGAATTTCCAAAAAGTACAATAAAAGGTTGTGATTTCAAAGCTGCTGATTTAACAAAGGTATTTTTTAATCTCAGTAGTTTTCTTAAGAATACAATAACAAAGGTGGTATGGAATAATACAATATTTAAAGACACACAATTGAAGGATGTGGTTTTTGACGGGATAATTGAAAATTGCCACTTTGAAAAATGTGCTTTTAAAGGAGTAAAATTCCAAAATGCAACGATTGTAAATACATTCTTTAAGTACAATAAAAATCTTAACCGGGTTCAGTTTATCGATTGCAAAGTGGATAGTTTAACCTATGCGTTTTTGAAAAATGGCAAAGCAGATTTGACTGACGTATCATTGATAACAAAATAA
- a CDS encoding TQO small subunit DoxD: MNYIKEKINPEKSFDLAGLITLSLRLVAGWTYFSAFWRRIILTDKLNPELPGYIGEKFNHFLPNALGIKPLIGFLVSHPDWLWWAMVVFTIIEGIVGLLFMLGLFTRMMSIGILSLAFGILLGSGWIGTTCLDEWQIGILGIAAGFTIFLSGGGIFSIDNLLFVKNKKITTKKWFAWLASGELPLSKQYLKQLAFTGAMLILFVSLSTNQIFHGGIWGTLHNKSVKPDIEISNVFVTDKNLNFTVFRTEGVDVYGSFLIEIALSNQNGEKKIALNSDDLANFPAENISNHFVTKVKPGKHSLIIPLGGKADITIPFEKPEGLSPGTYKLVLTDVSGIFWTTDIVL; this comes from the coding sequence ATGAATTATATAAAAGAAAAAATAAATCCAGAAAAATCATTTGACCTTGCCGGTCTGATAACTTTATCTTTACGACTTGTAGCCGGCTGGACATATTTCTCTGCCTTTTGGAGAAGAATCATATTAACCGACAAGCTAAACCCTGAGTTACCGGGTTACATCGGAGAAAAGTTTAATCATTTTCTCCCCAATGCACTCGGAATAAAACCGCTCATCGGGTTTCTGGTCAGCCATCCCGACTGGCTGTGGTGGGCTATGGTCGTTTTCACCATTATTGAAGGTATTGTTGGCTTGCTTTTTATGCTTGGTTTATTTACCCGGATGATGAGCATCGGCATTCTGAGCCTTGCTTTTGGAATTTTACTGGGCTCAGGCTGGATAGGAACCACCTGTCTTGACGAGTGGCAAATCGGAATCCTCGGAATTGCGGCCGGTTTTACCATCTTTCTTTCCGGTGGTGGAATATTTTCCATCGACAACCTGCTTTTTGTAAAAAACAAAAAAATAACAACAAAAAAATGGTTTGCGTGGCTGGCGTCCGGTGAACTGCCTTTGTCAAAACAATACCTGAAACAGCTGGCTTTTACAGGTGCCATGTTAATTCTGTTTGTCAGCCTTTCTACCAACCAGATTTTTCACGGAGGAATTTGGGGAACGTTACATAATAAATCAGTAAAACCAGACATTGAGATTTCAAATGTCTTTGTTACGGATAAAAATCTCAACTTTACAGTTTTCCGGACAGAGGGTGTAGATGTTTACGGTTCATTTTTAATCGAAATTGCGTTGAGCAATCAGAATGGCGAGAAAAAAATAGCACTGAATAGTGACGATTTAGCAAACTTTCCTGCAGAAAACATCTCAAACCATTTTGTAACAAAAGTAAAACCCGGAAAACACAGTCTGATTATCCCGCTTGGCGGCAAAGCCGATATTACCATTCCTTTTGAAAAACCGGAGGGGCTTTCTCCGGGAACATATAAACTGGTGTTGACTGATGTCAGTGGAATATTCTGGACCACAGATATTGTTCTATAA
- a CDS encoding GNAT family N-acetyltransferase has translation MKLVEVNDKKSRKLFHEVPRIIYQNDPNWVQPLEGMVEDTFNPAKNKTFKNGKAIRWVLTDDNNNLLGRIAAFINLNTAKTYEQPTGGCGFFECVDKQEAANLLFDTAKEWNKKNGMEAMDGPVNFGENYVNWGLLVDGFMQQGYGMPYNPPYYEKLFRNYGFEIYFEQYCYHLDYTVPFPERFWKIAEWIAKKPQYNFRHFDYKETDKFVKDFCTVYDAAWSFHEHYKPLDPEDIHDFITSSKAILDPEMIWFAYHEEKPIALFVMIPDINQILKKLNGKLNALGITKFLYYKWKKIMTRTRIIIMGIDAKYQRSGVESAIFWHQEQIMKKKSHRHYSEVELSWAGDFNPKIIAVYEATGAKRTKTHYTMRYLFDRNKPFQRAPIIGSESLNEKVKAKTGKI, from the coding sequence ATGAAACTTGTAGAAGTAAACGATAAAAAAAGCCGGAAACTATTCCACGAGGTTCCTCGCATAATATATCAAAATGACCCCAATTGGGTTCAACCTCTGGAAGGAATGGTTGAGGATACCTTTAACCCGGCCAAAAATAAAACCTTTAAAAACGGAAAAGCAATTCGGTGGGTGCTGACCGATGACAATAACAATTTGCTCGGTAGAATTGCAGCCTTTATCAATTTAAACACCGCCAAAACCTATGAGCAACCGACCGGCGGTTGTGGTTTTTTTGAATGTGTCGATAAACAAGAGGCAGCAAATCTGCTTTTTGATACGGCAAAAGAATGGAATAAAAAAAATGGTATGGAGGCCATGGACGGCCCGGTAAACTTTGGCGAAAACTACGTAAACTGGGGTTTACTGGTTGACGGTTTTATGCAGCAAGGATATGGAATGCCCTACAATCCCCCCTATTACGAAAAACTTTTTCGCAATTATGGTTTTGAAATTTACTTTGAACAGTATTGTTATCATCTCGACTACACTGTACCTTTCCCTGAACGTTTCTGGAAAATAGCAGAATGGATTGCCAAAAAACCACAATACAATTTTCGTCATTTTGATTATAAGGAAACAGACAAGTTTGTAAAAGATTTCTGCACGGTTTATGACGCCGCCTGGTCTTTTCATGAACACTACAAACCACTTGACCCGGAAGATATCCATGATTTTATTACCTCTTCAAAAGCCATTCTCGACCCTGAAATGATTTGGTTTGCTTATCACGAGGAAAAACCCATTGCTTTATTTGTTATGATTCCTGATATCAACCAGATTCTAAAAAAACTCAATGGAAAACTAAATGCTTTGGGAATAACAAAGTTCCTCTATTACAAGTGGAAAAAAATCATGACCCGAACCCGGATTATTATTATGGGAATCGATGCAAAATACCAGCGTTCGGGAGTTGAATCGGCAATTTTCTGGCACCAGGAACAGATTATGAAAAAGAAATCGCACAGGCATTATAGTGAAGTTGAGCTGTCGTGGGCAGGCGACTTTAATCCCAAAATTATTGCTGTTTATGAAGCTACAGGAGCAAAACGGACAAAAACACATTATACAATGCGTTATCTTTTTGACCGGAACAAACCCTTCCAGCGAGCACCGATAATTGGCTCCGAATCGCTCAACGAAAAAGTAAAGGCAAAAACAGGTAAAATTTAA
- a CDS encoding type B 50S ribosomal protein L31, giving the protein MKKGIHPEDYRLVAFRDMSNGHTFFTKSTVNTKETEVIDGVEYPLFKIEISNTSHPFYTGKVKLVDTAGRVDKFMSRYGKHMDKRKK; this is encoded by the coding sequence ATGAAAAAAGGAATACATCCCGAAGATTACAGACTGGTAGCTTTCAGAGATATGTCAAACGGGCATACTTTTTTTACCAAGTCTACAGTTAACACCAAAGAAACTGAAGTTATCGACGGTGTTGAATACCCGCTGTTCAAAATTGAAATCTCAAATACCTCACATCCTTTTTACACCGGTAAAGTAAAACTGGTGGATACAGCAGGACGTGTTGACAAATTTATGAGCCGTTACGGGAAACACATGGACAAGAGAAAAAAATAA
- the lon gene encoding endopeptidase La, with amino-acid sequence MGKIKHTGYQNIFTGMVDNDSEFIPIIADGDDKELKNTEIPDVLPILPLRNTVLFPGVVLPITVGREKSLRLIKDVYAGGRLLGTIAQKDYTIDKPKTTDLFHTGTVAEILKILEMPDGSTSVIIQGKRRYNILEFVSEDPYFKAKIDPLSDFVPENDNEFSAIVGSLKDLSIKIAQFSANVPPEATFAVKNIENSTFLINFICSNTDLNVSDKQNLLEIESIKERGVQAISYLVKEVQMLELKQDIQKKVKTDMDKQQREFMLNQQMKTIQDELGGNPVEQEINELKAKAKEKKWDEDVAKFFEKEVEKLGRLNPAAGEYSVQYTFCQTLLDLPWDEYTKDNFDLKNASKVLDEDHYGLEKVKERILEHLAVLKLKNDMKSPILCLYGPPGVGKTSLGKSVARALDRNYVRISLGGLHDESEIRGHRKTYIGAMPGRIIQNIRKAKSSNPVFILDEIDKVSKHFHGDPASALLEVLDPEQNGEFHDNYVEHDYDLSRVMFIATANTLSTIAPPLRDRLELIEVSGYLVEEKIEIAKRHLIPKQLENHGLTKKDVSFSKDAIELVIDGYTRESGVRELDKKIAKVVRRIAKKIAFEESYNKKLSKTDIKEYLGVTEYSKEKYQGNDFAGVVTGLAWTAVGGEILYVETSLSKGKGALTLTGNLGDVMKESAMLAHEYLKSHAEQLELKPEVFNNWNVHIHVPEGAIPKDGPSAGVTMVTSLASAFTQRKVKKNLAMTGEITLRGKVLPVGGIKEKILAAKRAGITEIILSEDNKKNLEEIKNIYLKGLKFHFVKTIMDVLDIALLKTKVEKPVLVN; translated from the coding sequence ATGGGTAAAATTAAACATACAGGTTATCAAAATATATTTACAGGAATGGTCGATAATGATTCCGAATTTATACCAATCATTGCTGACGGAGACGATAAAGAATTAAAAAATACGGAGATTCCGGATGTTCTTCCGATTCTCCCCTTGCGCAATACCGTGTTATTTCCGGGAGTTGTACTTCCGATTACTGTTGGACGTGAAAAATCGTTACGGCTGATAAAAGATGTTTATGCCGGCGGACGGTTACTGGGAACGATTGCGCAAAAAGATTATACGATTGACAAGCCCAAAACAACCGATTTGTTTCATACAGGTACGGTTGCGGAAATTTTGAAAATTCTCGAAATGCCCGATGGCTCAACATCAGTAATTATCCAGGGAAAAAGAAGATATAATATTCTCGAATTTGTAAGCGAGGACCCGTATTTTAAGGCAAAAATTGACCCGCTGAGTGATTTTGTACCTGAAAACGACAATGAGTTCAGCGCCATTGTTGGGTCGCTAAAAGACCTTTCCATTAAAATTGCTCAATTTTCGGCCAATGTTCCGCCTGAGGCGACTTTTGCTGTTAAAAATATTGAGAACTCTACTTTCCTCATCAATTTTATTTGTTCGAATACCGATCTGAATGTGTCCGACAAACAAAACCTGCTGGAAATAGAGAGCATCAAAGAAAGGGGTGTTCAGGCCATTAGCTACCTGGTAAAAGAGGTACAAATGCTGGAGCTAAAACAAGACATACAGAAGAAAGTAAAAACCGACATGGACAAGCAACAACGCGAGTTTATGTTGAACCAGCAAATGAAGACGATTCAGGATGAGTTGGGCGGAAATCCGGTGGAACAGGAAATTAACGAACTCAAAGCAAAAGCCAAAGAAAAAAAGTGGGATGAAGATGTAGCCAAATTTTTTGAAAAAGAAGTGGAAAAACTGGGGCGTTTAAATCCGGCTGCCGGAGAATATTCTGTTCAATATACTTTTTGCCAGACTTTGCTTGATTTACCCTGGGACGAATACACCAAAGATAATTTCGACCTGAAGAATGCCAGTAAAGTATTGGATGAAGATCACTACGGACTGGAAAAGGTAAAGGAAAGGATCCTGGAACACCTGGCAGTGCTGAAATTGAAAAATGACATGAAATCTCCGATTTTGTGTTTATATGGACCTCCGGGAGTTGGAAAAACATCACTCGGAAAATCGGTAGCACGTGCACTGGACAGAAACTACGTTCGAATCAGTTTGGGTGGATTACATGATGAATCCGAAATCCGGGGGCACCGGAAAACATACATCGGTGCAATGCCCGGCCGGATTATTCAAAATATACGAAAAGCAAAATCATCCAACCCGGTTTTTATTCTGGATGAGATTGACAAGGTTTCAAAACATTTTCATGGAGATCCTGCTTCTGCTTTGCTCGAAGTTCTGGATCCGGAACAAAATGGTGAATTCCACGACAATTATGTGGAACACGATTATGACCTTTCAAGGGTGATGTTTATTGCTACGGCAAATACATTAAGTACCATTGCTCCTCCTCTTCGCGATCGTTTGGAGCTTATTGAGGTAAGCGGATACCTGGTGGAAGAAAAAATCGAAATTGCCAAACGGCACCTGATTCCAAAACAGCTGGAGAATCACGGTTTAACAAAAAAGGACGTTTCATTCTCTAAAGATGCCATTGAGCTTGTGATTGACGGATACACCCGCGAATCGGGCGTGCGCGAACTGGATAAGAAAATTGCTAAAGTGGTGCGACGCATTGCCAAAAAAATAGCTTTTGAAGAAAGTTACAATAAAAAGCTTAGCAAAACAGACATAAAAGAATACCTCGGAGTTACAGAATATTCCAAGGAGAAATACCAGGGTAATGATTTTGCAGGGGTGGTAACCGGTTTAGCCTGGACAGCGGTTGGCGGAGAAATTCTGTATGTGGAAACCAGTCTCAGTAAAGGAAAAGGTGCGTTAACTCTCACCGGTAACCTGGGCGATGTGATGAAAGAATCAGCCATGCTGGCCCACGAATATCTAAAATCGCATGCAGAGCAACTGGAACTGAAACCTGAAGTATTTAATAACTGGAATGTTCATATACACGTTCCCGAGGGTGCGATTCCCAAAGACGGTCCTTCGGCTGGTGTGACTATGGTTACGTCGCTTGCGTCAGCTTTCACTCAGCGAAAAGTAAAAAAGAACCTGGCCATGACAGGTGAGATTACACTCCGTGGAAAAGTACTGCCCGTTGGCGGAATAAAAGAAAAAATCCTGGCGGCAAAACGTGCCGGAATTACTGAAATTATTCTTTCGGAAGACAACAAAAAGAACCTGGAAGAAATAAAAAATATTTACCTGAAAGGATTAAAATTCCACTTTGTAAAAACCATTATGGACGTGCTGGACATTGCACTTCTGAAAACAAAAGTGGAAAAACCGGTATTGGTTAACTAA